In Cyanobacteriota bacterium, the sequence CACCCGCCGGCAGATCCAAGTCTTTAAGTGCAATAGTAGTCTCATGCGTTGGATCAACAAGATCAATCAAACGTGAATGAGTTTTGATTTGAAAATGCTCTCTTGATTTTTTATCAACGTGTGGCGATCTCAAAACACAATATCTTCTGATATTACTTGGCAAAGGAATAGGACCAGATACTCTAGCTCCTGTTCTTGTTGCGGCCTCAACTATTTGTTTAGCTGACGCATCAAGGTTGACCGCATCATAACTCTTAAGTCTGATTCTTATGCGGTTTTGCTGTTTTTTCTTTGTTTTAGTTGCCATATCAGCTGTCAATTATAGCTAATGGCTGATAATTAAATCATAGAAATATTATTAATGTGTATTGCGGCAATCTAGTCCCTAATTTGCCAATAAAGCTCAGCATGGGTATTATTGCCTAGATCTGGATCTTCAACTT encodes:
- the rpsJ gene encoding 30S ribosomal protein S10, with translation MATKTKKKQQNRIRIRLKSYDAVNLDASAKQIVEAATRTGARVSGPIPLPSNIRRYCVLRSPHVDKKSREHFQIKTHSRLIDLVDPTHETTIALKDLDLPAGVDIAVRV